The stretch of DNA aaataatagTTCAGGTAAACGGTACTACTGGAGATAATGCAAAtagtataaatttttatttttagtttttgatTATTTAGTACAGGAAGAAAGAAAAACTGTTTGGTAGCGAGAAATAGAAGTGGAATGTACAGGGAAAAAAAAGCAGAAAATACAAAACATAATTAATCAAATTTCTTGCGAAGACCGTAGATGTCAAGTTATATACAAGTTAACATTCTTGCCGTTTGATTGGTGACATTTTTTTGCATGTTTTTCACTCACGGAAAAAAAACATAAACTAATGATGTTTTAATGCAAAATGAGAGTGAAACAGATTAATGAAACAAAAAGCTATCTTGAAATGTTTCTGGAGAGAAATAGACCTTTGCAACCATCTGAACTATAACTTCTGTATCCGTGTGCAGGAACTTGTGTGCAAATCCAATAAAATGCACGACTAAAGAGCTGTAAAACAGGTAGTTGGCCAAGACATATCCCTGCCAAGAAGCCGAGTATTCATGAGATGTTACTCTTGTGATGCTTTTGGCTGTTTTATTTGAGATTCCAGAAAGTTCATCAAGATCAGGAAACTCTTCAAAACTAATGGACCAAGGTTCCATGTGATTAACCCAAAGCGAAAAAACTTGCGATGCATTCTTTATAGATGTTCCCACAGGACAAAACAGAAATGTTCTCAAAATAAATCTGTATAAAGGCCTCTGAATCAGCAAGTTCCAAGATCCATTGGAATGCACGCTAGGTGCAGCATCACTTGACTTGACAATATCAACCAAACCTGATACCCTCCATCCAGGACTCCCAACTTGATCAATCTGATCAGACTCTTTTGACGGTGGGATCGAATTCAAATTCAGATACTTGACAAAAACATTTAACACATCAGCGAGTCCTGCAGTAGGTGGAGTTTCACCCAGAACAGAGTTAAGAGGAAAAGTTATTCCAAAGGACTTGCACAAACCCACAGGCAGGGGTGAAAAGTCATTATCAACCAACCAAAAATGGATAAATGTATAAACCACAAATTCTGCCCGCTCGATCGCCGAATTATCATAACCAGTAGAATAATGCAGTATGGACCGATAATATGCTTGATGCATATTCAGATCGCCAAAAGGAACAAATGAATGAAGATAGATGTATATTAGCTGTATATACAAATTACTCTCGGTCTTCTTTTCTGTTCCACGTTTGGCATTTGAAAGACCAGGGATTGATTTAGACCAGTTCTCCAACCTAAATTTTTTAGTTCTCTGAACCTTCACAACCTCGGTAGTCTCACTATTTCCTCTACAAATAGGAGAATAAGCAAACCAAAAGAAGTAGTATTCAAAAACATTTAATTGCACCTGATTTGAATAGGCCTTAACTGAATCTTCCTTAACCCTACTCGCGAACAAGGGGCATAAGTTAGCCAAACCTAAATAATCTCGTCGATTTTGAAGCATGTACCTAACCCATTCTGGAAGGCGTTCAACTGGAAAAACATACTTAACAAGAGACATTCGGTCCACTTCATAGATTGAGGACAACAACACTCCATTTGGTGATAGAAGGTTCAAGAGTTTACCTGCAAGCACACAAATGCATGGGACATAGGGAAAAACATATCAGTCTTcccgaaaaatttgaaaaaatcccAATAACAAAATATGAACAACGAAAAGGAACATGCAAATCTTCCATTGATTTTCAAAATCTCCAAGTAAACACgtctaaaataaataaaagaaaactgAAAACTACGGAAGaaatataatgaaaataaatgcgTCACTGTCTATCTTAGTTGATACAACAAGCCAAAAGAAGAAACAAAATCATATCAACAATCGACAACTACAATGCAATAACACTTCACAGTTCCAGAAAGGAAACAGCTGAAATTAAAAACGTCAAATTATCACCATAAAACGGATCTTCGTACATAATCCTATATCGACTAAGCGAGTAAAGCCACGAAAAAGCATCATAAATTCCCGAGATCTTGCGAAAGTCAGCTCGTCAACGCAGCATTTCAAAATCAATAAGAAAACCAAATCACGACATCGGTGCGAACATATAACCTAACCTGTAAGCTCCAAATCATTTTCCGTAGCAGCAATATCGATCCATCCGTTAGTAAAGTGACGCCTCAGAGCTGAAGGAGGCGACGAATCATCAAAGCCAAAGAGCCTGCAAATTAGAGACGGGAAAGTGATGGAGAAAAACCATCTCTGTTGGTTGGGGGTGTGCCTCCGGAGAAAGGACTCCACGGCAGAGCAAGCGTCGGAAATCTGTGGCGGAGACCTCGCGGCGGCTACGGCCGAGGCCAGCTCCGTGCACTTGTTCTGCGTGTCGGTGGCGTACGAATGAAGCATCGTGTGTGCGTTGAAATATGTACGTACGGCGAGGGTTTTGAGGAGATTTTGATTTTTGAATGAGGGCAAGGGGTAATGGCGCGTTGCAGGAGAAGAAGCTGGGAAGAAGGTGACGTGGCGTTGGGGCTGGGCTGGGTCgatcttcatatatatatatatggacgAAAGAGCGCAGGAGAGGTCAAAATGAACGCGACACGTGTAATTTGTAAAGCAAGTCATAATATACTAGATATATGATAAActattttaatgatttttttgttaaattatCCGCCACTAAAACTGCTTCATTTGTTGCCAACATCATTCCCCCATCAACAAGAAACTCGTCACTGTCACCATACAAGACTGTTGACTTTTAAAAAGAGATAATATCGGCCTTAAAATGCTATTTAGACCACATTTTTAGAGTCCAAAGCTCTAAACACAAGATATTATacaaggtaaaaacttgtgtgagacgatctcacggatcgtatttgtgagacagatattttatttggattatccatgaaaaaatatgaaaaaatattattttttatgctaatagtattattttttattgtgaataatcgtaaggttaacccgtctcacagattaagattcatgagatggtctcacatatGAGACTAGGATTAATTGAACATTGAAATTGAGATGTCAAAGTTTTAAAATAGagaaaattacaaaattttatgttatttattttttcctctattttatttatgtatcaaagaaatttcatttaaactaaattaataaatgtatgtaaaaaagtatatatgtataattaTATAATTGGCTGACATCGAAGTAAGGTCAGCGACAGGCGGCGACCGCCATTTCCGAGCCAACCTTCAACTTTGAGCTCTCATAACGCCGTCTCCAACCATGGCGTCGAGGAAGGCAATGTCAACGCCGGAGCCTTTTCAAAGGTTGTCTCCAGAACACCAAAAACGTACTCAAaatacaagaaattcgaagaaGTTCGAGAAAGGAGGCGGAGAAAATGGGAGTTCTAATACGGGACCCGGCTTAAGATCGAGGCTTGATTCGAATTATGACAATATACACGATTTAGAGGATGATTCTGAAAGTTTGATAATTTCAAGATTGAATCTTGATTGTGATGGAGGTAAAAAGTGATGGAGAATGTTGAAGGGTCTCGTTCTTATGACAATAATGATTTGGATAATGCTGGTAAACCGCTGGAGGAGCTTAGAACTAGAGTTGAAGAGCCAGAGTTGTCGGAGGAGCAGATGAGCGTCAATATTCAGCGGCAGGAGGATGAGGTACTCAGTCAACAATGCTTGTATTTTGTTCGATCTCGAGAAATATTGTATGTGCCTTTTTTGTTTCTCTGTTATTTTTtcgttttttatttgataaatgtGCTTCTCCAATGGAGGATTCACCTCTCTGTCTGGTGCGACGAGATCAGCTATATACTTTTGTATCGCTATGAAACTCTTGCTATATTACCTGGTGAAATCTTTGTATTATAATTACATAACTTCTACGAAGAAGTATATCCTTGTTTGTATGATTGATCTAAAAAAGCTAGCAGCCTTCTATAGCAAAACTTAAGCATCTTGAAACTAATCTAAAATGGAGGAACAGGGCTACTTTGCTAACACATTTGATGCTATTGAAGCTAGAAGACTCAGTTACAAATGTGGAAAACTTACCTTGATGATTACCTAAGTAAAGCATTTTAGATTTACTCACCTTGCTCATCACCTAAGTAATTTTTTTGAGAAAAATTATGTAGATTTTATCTCTccaaaatgattattttaacaaactttttcattttttaaaacatgtacgtataaaaataacatttttaccAGATATTCTCAGTTACATGTGAAGTGTTGCTTCGTTGCTTGTATGTCAATGAACAAGGCCATAGCATGCATCAGTGGAACAGCTatgttttttcttttgtttgatccTTGTTAGATGTTGGCTAGGTCTTTGGAGCACGTAGATTTTGTACGTCTGTTTACACTTCACACTGCAGTGATCTATCTCTCAATGTCTGTGTTTTTTATTCTTGCAGCTGCTAGCTCTGGATTACATTTATGGAGATGATATTGTCGTCTTAGACAACCAGAGTGGCTTCAAGTCGTTCCAGGTTATTTCACaattgataaatatattttttgtagAAAGAAGTTCTAACATTGATTTTGTTTTGCAGATTCATGTCCATGTTGAAGTGCCAAAGGGTCTTAACGTTGTTGCAAAGTTTTGCTCCTCCGACAGCCTTGAGAAAAGAGATGGCTGCTCTCTGGATTTCTCATACTCTTTCACTGTTGAATATCTTCCACCAGTTATATTGTCATGTTTACTATCTAAATCATATCCTAGCAACCTAGCTCCTCACATTACCTTATCTGCTCAATGGCTGAATTCTGCTAAAATCTCCGATCTCTGCTGCAAGTTCGATTCTATTTGGAAAGAACAAGCAGGCCAAGAGATTATTTACCAATGGGTGGAGTGGTTACGCTGTTGTAACCTCTCTTATCTTTGACCATGAGATGATTCTTGGGCCTTATGATGTAAAGAATGGAGATATATGGGCAATGGGTGGAAGTGTgtcccctgatgttgacattcCTCTACTGAAGAGTTACAATGATGAACAGAGCCATGAGAATTTCTGCAGAAACATTCAAGAATGCAAAATTTGTTTTGGCGAGTTTTCTGGTATTTAATCTAGCTCTCTGCAACTATTGTATAATGAGTGGTTTATTTACTTCATATTCCCTGATCATAGTAAGAGTGTATGTGGTTTAATGACATTGTTGTCCCACAATTTGTTTCATCCACTCACAGAATCAAGCTCTATCGGGAGAGTATATAAACCTGCTGGATCTTTTGGTTTAGGTAGCATTGAAGTAGTGTGTTGTGGGATGGATTGATTAGATAATATCATGAAGTCTCGAATTATGAAAGACAAGTGTTGGAAAACCTAGTTGAGCTCCATTTTCTATCAATTAAATCTCAATTTTatggaataaaatatttttctcaatGGTAGCCTTGATATAATTGGTTATATATTTTATGGATTATATTAGTCCTTATTGAATCTCTACTCCTAATTTAAAGGGAGATATTGAATCATGTAATTCTTCAATCATGAAAATCAATGAACAAGATTATTGCTTCCACATTTTCTTGCTAGAAGACATGCCTAGAAATCTAGGACCATTGGGAGCTTAAAAATGTGTTAAAGATGTCAGGGTTTGGTGTTACGATACGTCAGGCAAGCTCGGGTTACAGAAGATGATCTGGGAGTTTAACTTTTGAATTGGAAAATAGCTAGAatcttaaatataatatcagctCAGAAATTGGCATTCTTATGATGCTTTGAAAATAGTTTCTTGCATTGTTGACTTTCACCAGGCTCAAAGTTCATCAGGCTTCCATGTCAGCTCTATTATTGCTGGAAATGTATGAAAACTTTTTCTGACATGCATGTAAAGGAGGGAACGGTAATGAAACTGCAATGCCCTTTCACAAAATGTGGGGGCATAATTCCACCTGGTCTACTTAAAAGATTACTGGGTGAAGAAGAGTTTGAAAACTGGGAATCCCTTATGTTACAGAAAGCACTTGATTTAATGTCAGATGTTGTTTACTGCCCGAGATGTGAGACAGCCAGCCTTGAGGATGAAGATCACCATGCGCAGTGCTCGAATTGCTACTATAGCTATTGTTCACTTTGCAGGGAGCGGCGCCATGTTGGAGTTGCATGTATGACACCAGAGATGAAATTACTTGTTCTCCAGGTTTGGAGTTTCCATGTTATGTAAACTTTATTTACGTTAATTTTGATGCTAGTGTGAAGCAGAACTTGTGGTTCAAATCTGGATATAATGAAAAACCCACAATACTATTTCACAATGCAGCAGAGTGTCAAAAGTCAAGTAAGATGTATTCAGTGTATATGCAGATTGTAAAATATGATTATCTTTAAGGAAGCCCTCGTGAATTCTCTTATTTAAAAGGTGTTCTGATTTTTCATTCCAAGAAACTTAAATCAGAAGTTAGTAATTATTACACTAACTTACCCTTGGCATGTTAAAAAATTGAATTACTATTTATTTTGTTAGTTTTGATCGGCTATCGTGTCACCTAATATTTTTGTAGATAAATCCACAGATTgcatttttttttgtatttggaAGTATTTTTTGGTTGTGCTTGCATAATTTCAACTGTGATGTATTTGAAATCATGAAAAAATGGTTGATGATTAAGTTTAcaaatgaaaatattatttcacGAAACATAAATTTGTTACCTCTTCTCGTCGAATCTAAAATATGGGTCTTGAATCTCGAACAACAGCAGCAAAAGTATTAAGTCGAGGCAAGGATTCTCCTTTGTCCGCAAGACGAAATTACCCGTATCAAAGTGCTATACGTTTCAGGCAATCGTCCCCAAGATACAACGACTTCAAATCAAAACTTTGCAGCACCACAAAGCCTTGATATCAGCGAACGAATTATATGCAAGATATCTCAAGTATTTCGAAAATTGAATGCAGCAAAATGACAAGAAGTAATGCAAGGCAAGATGATCAGCAGCCTTCGAAATGTGGTGATAGGATTTATTTATAGATGGTCACCGGACACGTAGAGGAGACACATTTCTCCAGACCGGATGCTTCGAAG from Primulina eburnea isolate SZY01 chromosome 6, ASM2296580v1, whole genome shotgun sequence encodes:
- the LOC140834657 gene encoding LOW QUALITY PROTEIN: uncharacterized protein (The sequence of the model RefSeq protein was modified relative to this genomic sequence to represent the inferred CDS: inserted 2 bases in 1 codon; deleted 1 base in 1 codon), yielding MENVEGSRSYDNNDLDNAGKPLEELRTRVEEPELSEEQMSVNIQRQEDELLALDYIYGDDIVVLDNQSGFKSFQIHVHVEVPKGLNVVAKFCSSDSLEKRDGCSLDFSYSFTVEYLPPVILSCLLSKSYPSNLAPHITLSAQWLNSAKISDLCCKFDSIWKEQAGQEIIYQWVEWLRCCNLSYXFDHEMILGPYDVKNGDIWAMGGSVSPDVDIPLLKSYNDEQSHENFCRNIQECKICFGEFSGSKFIRLPCQLYYCWKCMKTFSDMHVKEGTVMKLQCPFTKCGGIIPPGLLKRLLGEEEFENWESLMLQKALDLMSDVVYCPRCETASLEDEDHHAQCSNCYYSYCSLCRERRHVGVACMTPEMKLLVLQERQNSCQMKDEQRRRERDMSLISQILSVREINRFAKQCPSCKMAISRIEGCNKMVCNNCGQYFCYRYNQAISGYEISGMETVNFSQQKKFRNGMR
- the LOC140834656 gene encoding uncharacterized protein isoform X1; protein product: MLHSYATDTQNKCTELASAVAAARSPPQISDACSAVESFLRRHTPNQQRWFFSITFPSLICRLFGFDDSSPPSALRRHFTNGWIDIAATENDLELTGKLLNLLSPNGVLLSSIYEVDRMSLVKYVFPVERLPEWVRYMLQNRRDYLGLANLCPLFASRVKEDSVKAYSNQVQLNVFEYYFFWFAYSPICRGNSETTEVVKVQRTKKFRLENWSKSIPGLSNAKRGTEKKTESNLYIQLIYIYLHSFVPFGDLNMHQAYYRSILHYSTGYDNSAIERAEFVVYTFIHFWLVDNDFSPLPVGLCKSFGITFPLNSVLGETPPTAGLADVLNVFVKYLNLNSIPPSKESDQIDQVGSPGWRVSGLVDIVKSSDAAPSVHSNGSWNLLIQRPLYRFILRTFLFCPVGTSIKNASQVFSLWVNHMEPWSISFEEFPDLDELSGISNKTAKSITRVTSHEYSASWQGYVLANYLFYSSLVVHFIGFAHKFLHTDTEVIVQMVAKVINILTSSNELMDLLKNTDIVYHSKVTGSSKSMLDTLNRFVPTIRQQLQDWEYGLCENNADGSFLCENWNKDLQLFADGEDGGHHLLQLFLLRAESELQSLSGNNVVQNLQNLDSLKAQVNQLFGGPIIKSSSEALEFRHCHQSCHEIFKPRGPGNQMGAEIRYKGDSMKRPISDDEIAWLAKFLVNLSSWMNECFGLNQVHFTQGGHGWSYVEVPSGIRSVYGPKETVEVVSFSLVSWIIWLGESGVQFMRHHHLRINLRALASKKVAVMLLIFAAYNLLKKAIAL